The window ATCGCAGTCTCCTCGTACTCGATCACGTCGCCCTCGTGCAGCATGGTGGAGAGCGGCGCAGGACCGTCGTTCAGCGTGATCTTCGGCTGGGTGGAGAAACGGCGCGCCTCGCCGTTGAGTGTGTAGGAGATGCGGCGTCCCGTGGGCGGCAGATGCTCTGCGCGCAGCACCTCGCCGAGGGTGCGCTCGCGCCGCGAGATGATAATGTCGCCGTCGCGCAGGACAGGGTCGCCGTTTGGAATATTGTCGTTGACGAGGATGCTTGCCGCGACCGTCTTTTCCTCTCCGTTGAGTGTGACGGTGTAGCTGTCCGCTGTGCCGATGACTTCGCTGAGATGGAGTTTCGGCTGCGTGCCGTTCTCGCCCGCAACGAGCTTGATGCGGCAGTCGTCGTGAATGGGGGAGTCAAGCCCCGCACTCTTACCGTCGATTGTGATCTGTGCGAGTGTTCCCATCGTGCCGGGGAAGCTGCGCCGTTCACCGTTCACGGTAATCATGAGCCCCATGCCGGGGCGACCGTTGTATTTCCTGAGGCTGATGCCGGCCGCGAGCAGGGCGTCGGAGACATTGAGCTCGCGGAAGTTAAAGAGGCTGTACTCGATGTCGTTGATCCAGACGGCGAGGAAGTGCAGCGTGTTGATGGAGGCGATCTTCAGGATGCCGAGCGGTGTGACCGCATCGGGGGCGTGGAGTTCTTCGGGCAGCTCTGCGACCCCGTCCACCTCGTCCGGATGCCGCACGGCGACACGCGCCTCGGGAATGCCAAGTGCACCCGCCACCAGCTCCGGCATCATGGGCGTGAGTGCGCCGCCGCCGACCAGCATAACCGCCTGCGGCGGCTCGCCGTTCAGATCCAAAATCTGCTTTGCAATCGCCGTTGCAAGGTGCTCGACCCCCGGCTTGATTGCGGTGAGAACCTGATCGGCGGTGAGTGCGAGCTTCATGCCGAGGATGTCCGTGAACGAGACATCTTGTCCGTCCGCCGCCTTGCGCTTGATGTCCTCGGCGATGTTGAAGTCGAGCAGGTACTCGCGCGAGATCGCCTCCGTGATCTCATCGCCCGCCATCGGCACCATGCCGTAGGCGATGACAGAGCCGCCGCGCGTGATGGCGACGTCGGACGTGCCCGCGCCGATGTCCACGAGGACGAGATTCAGATGGCGCATCGTCGGCGGGATGAGGACATTGATGCCCGCAATCGGTTCGAGGGTGAGCGCGCGCATCTCAAGATGCGTCTCCCGCAGTGCCGACTGCATGGAGTCGACGACCTGACGGGGGAGGAAGGTCGCGATGACCGTCGCCTTTGCGTGTCTGCCGCGCTGCCCCGTGAGGGTCTTGAGCTCGTTGCCGTCGAGCTCGTAGCGGATCGTGCTGTAGCCGACGCAGTAGTAGCGCGTCGGATCATCGACCGTATGCGAGTGCGCGAGCTTCCGCTGTGCCGCCTGTACACCGGCAAAGTCGAGATCGCGCTGCTGTGCGGGCGAGATCGTGCCCGTGATCTCCTGCTCTGCCTCCGCCGTCATTGTGTAGAGCGCGCGTCCTGCCGCAGCCACGGCGGCACTGCTGAGTGTGCCCGTACGCTCGGTGAGGCGGCGTTTGACCTCGCGGATGATCGCAGCGACCTGCGGCACATCGTGAATCTGTCCGTCAAGCATCGCGCGTGTCTTGTGCTCCATGCGTTCCGTGGCGAGGATGTGGAGCAGCCCGTCCCGCTGCTCGGCGACGATGCCGATGACGCTGCGCGTGCCGATGTCGAGCGCAAAGACCAACTCAGTAGGCCGCTGGCGGCGCGGTGTGACCTGCGCGGCGGCGGTTTCCCCCTTCTTCGGTCGGCCGCGCTTCTTGGCGACGGTGTCCTCCGTATCTTCCTGTATGCGTTTTTTCGGACGACCGCGCCGCTTTGCCGGCGTGCTCCCGTTCATCTCTTCCTTTGTCTTATCCGGATCCGTCATGTCGATCTCTCCTGATCCTGTGTGAGTTCATGTATAACATTATATGTATTCGGTTCTTTTCAAAAAAATCCTGCCGCACTGCGCATACAAAAAGGTCAGAACAGAGCCGCCGCAGGGGCAGTTCCACTCTGACCGCAAGAGAGGGGTCTGAAATGCCGTATGACTTATATGTCTATACCTGCGTAAAGCAGGTGGGTACCCTAAGTCCGACTACCGCGTCCTCCGAAGGAGTATCGCATTCACCGGAATCAATTCGGATTCCCTAAATAATCTGTAGGTTAGACATTGCTAAGGCATACGCACACCTAAGGCTCACCTTCTTGTGCATTATGATAGCATAAAAAAAAGTGAGCCGCAAGACTTGACAAACACGGGAATTGCAATTTGTACCAACAATTTGAAATCTGTCTTTTCGAAAACCTGCTTGAAATGTGTGAATGCTCTTTTCCTATCGAAAATCCCGTGCTATAATAATATATGTGAGAATATGGAAAACTCTAAGGAATCGCTGAATTGATCGGTTCTTCCTTCATTTCGGGAAAGATGGGGCGATGGAGATGGCAAATGTAAGGGATGCGGTGAATGCAGTCATCACCGCGATTATGGCACAGAAGGATTATTTGACGGCGGTGGACGCGAGGACCGGAGACGGGGATCACGGTCTGAATATGGCGCGCGGCTTTACGGCGGCGGAGGAGCGTCTGGCGGATCTGCCGCCCGATGCGCCGGTCAAGGATGTGCTCTACCACATCGGACGCGCGTTCATCGAGAACGTCGGCGGCGCGGCGGGACCACTCTACGGGATCGCCTTCGTGCGTGCGAGTGAGGCGGTGAACGATCAGACGCGGCTGGACGTGCATAGCTTCGAGAAGCTCTTTACGGCAGGAATTGCGGCGATCCAACGGCGCGGACGCGCCGAGCGCGGAGACAAAACCATGCTCGATACGCTCATTCCGATCCGCGATGCGTTCCGCGCGGAGAATGCGGACGGCAAGAGTCTGCGCGAGTGCCTTGAGGATGCGCTGAACGAGGGGCGCGCGGGCGCAGAGTACACAAAGACCATCGCGGCACGCCGCGGACGTGCGGCACTCGTGGGACCGCGCAGCATCGGCATCGAGGATCCCGGTGCGATGAGTTCGCTCATCATGTTCCGTGCTCTGTGCAGCTATCTGCGCGGCTGATTTTTGGATAATGGAGGAAATACGTTGACAAATACGGAGATTCGCACCCGTTTTGCACCGAGCCCGACGGGCTATATGCACATCGGTAATCTGCGCACGGCACTCTATGCGTATCTCTTTGCGCGTGCAAACGACGGGACATTTATCCTGCGCATTGAGGATACGGATCGGAACCGCTACGTTGCGGATGCCGTGGACTTCATCCGCCGCACCCTTGACGCGGCAAAGATCGTGCCTGACGAGGGCCCCGATGGGATCGGCGGCGACTACGGTCCCTACGTTCAGAGCGAGCGCATGGCGATCTACAAGGAATACGCCGAGCGGCTCGTCGCGAGCGGACACGCCTACCGCTGCTTCTGCAATCATACGGAAGAGGCGGAGCCTGCGGACGGTGAGAAGTCGTTCGGCGGCTATCTGCGTACCTGCCGCGACCTCAGCCCCGCCGAGGTGGAGGAACGTCTCACGCGTGGTGAGGAATACGTCATTCGTCAAAAGATGCCGCTCGTCGGCGAGACGACATTCTACGATGTGCTCCACGGAAATGTCACGATTCCGAATACGGAGCTCGAAGATCAGGTGCTCTTAAAGCGTGACGGGATGCCGACGTATAATTTCGCGAATGTCATCGACGATCACCTCATGAGGGTGTCGCACATCATCCGCGGTACGGAGTTCATCACATCGACGCCGAAGCACGTTCTCCTCTATGAGGCGTTCGGGTGGGAACCGCCTGTATTCGTCCATCTCGCACCCGTCATGGGACGCGACGACGCGACGGGCCGGACGAGCAAGCTCTCAAAGCGTCACGGTGCAACGAGTTTTGCCGATCTCGTGGCGATGGGCTATCCTGCCGAGGCGATTGTGAACTACGTCGCACTCCTCGGGTGGAGTCCGAAGACGACGAATCAGGAAGTCTTTTCGATGGACGAACTGATCGAGGCGTTCTCGCTCGAAGGACTGTCGAAATCGCCCGCCGTCTTTGACTACGACAAGCTCGGCTGGATGAGCGGGGAGTATTTCAAGGCGATGACGGATGAGGCGTTCGCCGAGGCGGCGCGTCCGTTCGCGGGAGAACTCCCCGCGCGGCTGGCGGAGCAGTGGGCGGCGATTGCACGCCTCCTGCGTACGCGCGTGACAAAGCTCTCCGACGTGCGCCCCTCCATCGCATTCCTCATTGAGACACCGCCCTTTGATGCGGCACTCTACGAGAACAAGCGCAACAAGGTGACACCCGATACGGCAAAGGAGCTCCTGCCCGCGCTCATCGACATTCTCGCGGCACTGCCCGCCGAGCACTGGGAGAACGATCTCCTCTATGCCCTGCTTGAAGAGTGCATCGAGCGTGAGGGGTGGAAGAAAGGGACGGTCATGTGGGTGCTGCGCATCGCGGCGGCAGGACAGTCGGTGACCCCCGGTGGGGCGACGGAACTGCTTGCCATCCTCGGCAGGGAGGCGGGGCTTGCACGCCTGCGTGCGGCACTTTCGCATCTTTCGGCATGACAGTGAAGTTTGCGAAAAAAATGCTTGTGTTTTTTGTAAAACTATGATATAGTACCTCCTGTTAACATATGTGGCGCCTTCGTCAAGTGGTTAAGACACCGCCCTCTCACGGCGGGTTCATGGGTTCGAATCCCATAGGCGTCACCAATTCTCGGCGCCTTCGTCAAGTGGTTAAGACACCGCCCTCTCACGGCGGGTTCATGGGTTCGAATCCCATAGGCGTCACCATCGCAATAGATAGGAGCTGCTATGCAGCTCCTTTTATATTATGGCGATGCGGGCTTTCCTGCATCGCCGGAGGAGAAAGCCATGCTCTTTTTGTCCATGCTCCTCATGGGTGGGATCATCGGCTTCGTTGGGGCGGGCGGCAGCGGTGTTATCATCACACTGCTCGTGGTAGGGTTCGGTGTTCCCATCCATCAGGCTCTTGCCGTCGCGCTCGGCTCGATGGCGTTCACCACGCTCTCGGGCGCGATCAGTCACTATCGGGAGCGCGAGGTTGTGCCGCTGACGGGCGCTGTCCTCGGTACAGGGGGGCTCGTCGGCGCACTGATCGGCGCGGTTCTGTCGAACCACATGGAGGCGCCCGATCTCAGCCTTTTTACGGGGCTTATGCTGCTCTCCAGTGCCTTTCTTCTCTATCTGCGCATCTATCAGGCGCAGTGGCTGGCGCGTCAGATCCCTGTGCGCGAGACCCTGCTGACGGGGCGCCGGCTCTATCTCTGCGGACTGCCCGTCGGCTTCCTCTGCGGCGTGCTCTCCGGTGCGTTCGGCATCGGCTCGGCGGCGTACATTCAGATCGCGCTCATGGTGATCTTTGGCGTTCCTCTTTTACAGGCGATCGGCACGACGATGATGATTATTGTACCGATCTCCGTCAGCGGCGGCATCGGCTATATTCTCTACGGACAGCTTGAGCCTTGGCTCTTCATCCAAACGCTCCTCGCGCTCTCGCTCGGCTCGTACGTCGGGGCGAAGCTGACCCATCTCGCGCCGCTGCCCGTCCTGCGCTTTTGGATCGTCGCATTGCCGACGGTGGGCGGGATGATTATGGTATTCTTTCGATAGATTGCCGCACTGCGGCATCGCTTTTGGGAGGAAATCTATGGGAAAGATTTTGGCAGGTCTTCTGTTGGTCGTGATGACCTTCTCCGCTGTCGGCTGCGGCGAGATGGAGGAAGATCATAAGGAACAGGCGAAATATCGCCGCATTACCGCCGACGAGGCTCAGGTGATGATGGCAAAGACAGAGAACTATCTGATTCTCGATGTGCGCACGCCCGAGGAATTCGCCGAGGGGCATATCCCGCACGCGATCAATATCCCGATGGATCAGTTTGGAGAAGATCCGCCGCGGCAGCTGCCCGATCGCAGTCAGACGATTTTCGTTTACTGCGTCAAGGGGATCCGCAGTATGAATGTCGCCAATCGGCTTGCGCATATGGGGTACAGAAACATTGTCGAGATGGGCGGTATTCAGGATTGGCATGGCGAGATTGAAAAATAATTTTTTTGATTGTGAGGTTTTGTATGAGTAAATTTGTTATGGCGCTTTGTCTGAGTGTGTGGTCACTGGGGATCTGCGGATGCGGCAGTGCGCAACAGGCAGACGCTCCGAAGTCCGTCGCTGCGTCCGATGCAAAGGCGCAGGGGACGGCATTTCAGCGTGTCGGCTCCGATGAGGCGGCGAAGATGATGGCGGCAGAGTCCGGGTATCTGATCGTCGATGTGCGGACGGCGAAGGAATATGCTGACGGGCATATTCCGAATGCCATCAATGTCCCGAACGAATCCATCGGGGGAGCACCGCCCAAGGAACTGCCCGACAAGGCACAGAGGATCTTTGTCTACTGCCGCAGCGGCGCACGCAGTCAGCAGGCATCGGAGAAGCTCGCGGGTCTTGGCTATACGAACATCGTCGAGATGGGCGGCATCAAGGACTGGCACGGCGAGATTGTAAAAGAATAGGGGAGCAGTGCTTCCTTCTGCATGGAGGTTGTTCCGATGAAACGAATCCTATTTCTATGTGTTGCCATTTTTCTGCTCTGTCAGACGGCGGCACTCGCCCACACGATGACCCGCGATGAGATGTATGTCGGCGGCGTCGGGCGCGGCTGCTCGCTCGGCTATGTCGCGAGCGTCTATGGTGAGCCGGCAGATAAGAAGGAGTTTAGGGGCGATGGCATCCGCTCAGTAACCTACATCTATTCGCCGACCTTCTCCATCACAGCGGTCGGAGGGGCGCAGGATGTTCAACCCGAGAGTGATCTGCGCGTCAACGGCTTTTCCTGCAAGGACGCATATCTTAAGACACCGAGCGGACTTGCCGTCCGTATGCCGTATTCTGCGGTAGTTGCGAAATTCGGCGAGGCGACGATGACGAAGGTCGATCAGGATGGACGCAAGATGTATATTTACGACGTGTATCACGGCATTCAAGAAATGGTGTTCTACGTCGATGCAAACGAGGTCATCACGGAGATCCGTGCCGGGACGGAAATTTGATCGGCATAAAACAGTTCGCTGCATACAAAAAGAACGCCGCTTCCCAAATCATCGGGAGCGGCGTTCTTTTTGTATGGGAATTGCTGCGGGAGTTGTGATCTGTACGTTATACCGTCGCGACCGAATCGAGTGCCTTGACCTCGCCCGTAGCGGTCATCTCAACGCTCGTGCCTTCGGGTAGACCCGTGAAGATTACAAGACAGGCATCGGATTTCGCATTCTTCCGAATGTAGTCGATGTCGAACTCCATGAGCTTGTCGCCCTTCTTCACCTGCTGTCCCGATTCGACAAAGACATTGAAGCCCTGTCCGCCGAGCGCGACCGTATCCACACCGATGTGGAGCAGATACTCCATGCCGTCTGCGCTCTTCATGCCGATGGCGTGCTTCGTGTCAAAGACAAAGACCACCTCGCCGTCGGCGGGCGCGACGACCTCGCCTTTGCTCGGGTAGATGAAGAAGCCGTCGCCCATCATCTTGCTTGCGAACGCCTCGTCGGGTGCCTCCGTGATCGGGTGTACCGTGCCTGTGACGGGGCTGCAGAGTGTGCGCCGCGCACCTGTGGAGGCTGCGGCTGCCGGTGTTTCCGCAGCGGT of the Selenomonas dianae genome contains:
- a CDS encoding cell division FtsA domain-containing protein; translated protein: MTDPDKTKEEMNGSTPAKRRGRPKKRIQEDTEDTVAKKRGRPKKGETAAAQVTPRRQRPTELVFALDIGTRSVIGIVAEQRDGLLHILATERMEHKTRAMLDGQIHDVPQVAAIIREVKRRLTERTGTLSSAAVAAAGRALYTMTAEAEQEITGTISPAQQRDLDFAGVQAAQRKLAHSHTVDDPTRYYCVGYSTIRYELDGNELKTLTGQRGRHAKATVIATFLPRQVVDSMQSALRETHLEMRALTLEPIAGINVLIPPTMRHLNLVLVDIGAGTSDVAITRGGSVIAYGMVPMAGDEITEAISREYLLDFNIAEDIKRKAADGQDVSFTDILGMKLALTADQVLTAIKPGVEHLATAIAKQILDLNGEPPQAVMLVGGGALTPMMPELVAGALGIPEARVAVRHPDEVDGVAELPEELHAPDAVTPLGILKIASINTLHFLAVWINDIEYSLFNFRELNVSDALLAAGISLRKYNGRPGMGLMITVNGERRSFPGTMGTLAQITIDGKSAGLDSPIHDDCRIKLVAGENGTQPKLHLSEVIGTADSYTVTLNGEEKTVAASILVNDNIPNGDPVLRDGDIIISRRERTLGEVLRAEHLPPTGRRISYTLNGEARRFSTQPKITLNDGPAPLSTMLHEGDVIEYEETAIPTVASVLNFSAAASYATITYEGAEHHIPAAGFALTINGHEVSPDTIVEDGAVIVYQKGTGTANVSEALLAVGFTPPPATSRVTFTILVNGVKADFTSPIRTGDTLEVQFTPLESASPAAAAPVGDTPAASAILSGIAARAGLMQDAPSCAEPIPEETDEPPTPKPPQTGGTVTIDSLMRYD
- the dhaL gene encoding dihydroxyacetone kinase subunit DhaL; translated protein: MANVRDAVNAVITAIMAQKDYLTAVDARTGDGDHGLNMARGFTAAEERLADLPPDAPVKDVLYHIGRAFIENVGGAAGPLYGIAFVRASEAVNDQTRLDVHSFEKLFTAGIAAIQRRGRAERGDKTMLDTLIPIRDAFRAENADGKSLRECLEDALNEGRAGAEYTKTIAARRGRAALVGPRSIGIEDPGAMSSLIMFRALCSYLRG
- the gltX gene encoding glutamate--tRNA ligase; this encodes MHIGNLRTALYAYLFARANDGTFILRIEDTDRNRYVADAVDFIRRTLDAAKIVPDEGPDGIGGDYGPYVQSERMAIYKEYAERLVASGHAYRCFCNHTEEAEPADGEKSFGGYLRTCRDLSPAEVEERLTRGEEYVIRQKMPLVGETTFYDVLHGNVTIPNTELEDQVLLKRDGMPTYNFANVIDDHLMRVSHIIRGTEFITSTPKHVLLYEAFGWEPPVFVHLAPVMGRDDATGRTSKLSKRHGATSFADLVAMGYPAEAIVNYVALLGWSPKTTNQEVFSMDELIEAFSLEGLSKSPAVFDYDKLGWMSGEYFKAMTDEAFAEAARPFAGELPARLAEQWAAIARLLRTRVTKLSDVRPSIAFLIETPPFDAALYENKRNKVTPDTAKELLPALIDILAALPAEHWENDLLYALLEECIEREGWKKGTVMWVLRIAAAGQSVTPGGATELLAILGREAGLARLRAALSHLSA
- a CDS encoding sulfite exporter TauE/SafE family protein, which translates into the protein MLFLSMLLMGGIIGFVGAGGSGVIITLLVVGFGVPIHQALAVALGSMAFTTLSGAISHYREREVVPLTGAVLGTGGLVGALIGAVLSNHMEAPDLSLFTGLMLLSSAFLLYLRIYQAQWLARQIPVRETLLTGRRLYLCGLPVGFLCGVLSGAFGIGSAAYIQIALMVIFGVPLLQAIGTTMMIIVPISVSGGIGYILYGQLEPWLFIQTLLALSLGSYVGAKLTHLAPLPVLRFWIVALPTVGGMIMVFFR
- a CDS encoding rhodanese-like domain-containing protein; this encodes MGKILAGLLLVVMTFSAVGCGEMEEDHKEQAKYRRITADEAQVMMAKTENYLILDVRTPEEFAEGHIPHAINIPMDQFGEDPPRQLPDRSQTIFVYCVKGIRSMNVANRLAHMGYRNIVEMGGIQDWHGEIEK
- a CDS encoding rhodanese-like domain-containing protein, translated to MSKFVMALCLSVWSLGICGCGSAQQADAPKSVAASDAKAQGTAFQRVGSDEAAKMMAAESGYLIVDVRTAKEYADGHIPNAINVPNESIGGAPPKELPDKAQRIFVYCRSGARSQQASEKLAGLGYTNIVEMGGIKDWHGEIVKE